From Bradyrhizobium sp. sBnM-33:
CGGAAATTGGTATCGAAAGCGAAACGCGCCCCATTGTCGCGCGCGCGGTTGAGAGCCGCAAACAGCCGCGTCCGCCCCTCCGCACCATATAGCGACAGCGTGATCGCCGAGAGATAGATCACGTCATAGCCAGCGAGCGCATCAAGGATCTCCGGCGTCTGCGGCAAATCCATCAGGCTGCGGGCGGCGGCGCTGTCGCGCCAATGAAAGAACCGGCGTTCGCCTTTGTCGTCGGTCTCGATCATGTAGAGACCCGGCAGTTTGCCGGGCAGCCGCGCCACGCGCGCCGTCCCGACTCCCTCCGCGGCCCAGCCGGCGATCATCTCGTCGCTCAGCGTATCGTCGCCAAGCGCGGTGATGTAGTCGGCGTCGACGCCCAGGCGCGCGAGATAGACGGCGGTATTGAGCGTATCGCCGCCATAGCCGCGCGAATACAGGCCGGCCTCAGTTCCTTGCTGAGTCCCTTGGGCCTGCTTCAGCTCGATCATGCATTCGCCGATGCAGGCTACCTTGCTCATGACCGCATCCGCGTGAACTGGCGTGAAATCAACTCAGGCCGCGAACTTGCCGCCGAGCTCATCCTCGATATGGATCTGGATGATGTCGTCGAACGTCTTTTCCGCGGTGGTGAAGCCGAGCTTCAGCGCGCGGTCGGTGGAAAAGTCCCGCGGCCAACCAGAGACGATACTGATGATGGTCGGATCGGGCACCCGCTTGATGCGCGCGGTGACGTTCTTGCCGGCGACGCGGTCGAGCGCTGCGATCTGCTCGCCGACGGTGACCGACATTCCGGGCATGCTCAGGTTACGCCGCGGCCCCATCGCGTCGAGGTCCATGGTGCCGGCGTGGACCAGAAAGCCCACCGCCGATCTCGGCGAGGCGTGCCAGTGGCGCACGTCTTCGGAGACCGGCAACACGGCCTCCTCGCCGGCGAGCGGCTCGCGAATGATGTTGGAGAAGAAGCCGGAGGCCGCCTTGTTCGGCTTGCCCGGGCGCACGCAGATCGTCGGCAGGCGGATCGAGATGCCGTCGAGCAGGCCCTTGCGCGTATAATCGTTGATCAAGAGCTCGCAGATCGACTTCTGCGTGCCATAGCTCGTCAGCGGGGTATGAAAGAATTCGTCGCCGATCTTTTCGGGGAACGGCGCGCCGAACACTGCGATCGAGGATGTGAAGACCAGCCGCGGCTTGTAGCCCCCGCCGGCGTGGCGGATCGCGTCGATCAGATAGCGCGTGCCGTCAAGATTGATCCGGTAGCCTTTGTCGAATTCGGCCTCGGCCTCGCCGGAAACGATCGCGGCGAGATGAAAGATCACGTCCGGTCGGTGCGCGATCAACGGTTCCGCCGCGCCGGGATCGGCAAAGTCGGAGGCCACGACGCTGATCGGGATCGACGCGTTGGGCTTGGTGGGCGCCACCACGTCCTGCAGCGTCATTCGGGTGATGTCGTGCTTGCCGAGGCGACCGTCGCGCAACAACCGTTCGGTCAGCTTGCGGCCCACCATGCCGGCGGCGCCGAGAATCAGAATGTGCAAGACCCGTCTCCTTTTTGAACCCTGTTATCCGACCCGGGCCTTAAAGCGCTCACTCTTTCACGGCTCCCGTCATGGCCGACACATAATGCTCGACGAAGAAGGCGTAAAGGATGACCAGCGGCAGCGAGCCCGCCAGCGCGCCCGCCATCAGCGAGCCCCAGCGATAAATATCGCCGTCGACGAATTCGTTGACGATTGCGACCGGCACCGTCTTGTTGGAGGTCGATTGCAGGAACGTCAGCGCATAGATGAACTCGTTCCAGCACAGCGTGAAGCAGAAGATGAACGCCGAGATCAGTCCGGGAATTGCCAGCGGCAGCACGATCTTGATCAGGATCTGCCAACGGCTGGCACCATCGATCAGCGCGCATTCCTCCAGCTCGAACGGGATGGTCTTGAAGTAGCCCATCAGCAGCCAGGTCGAGAACGGGATCAGGATGGTCGGATAGGTCAGGATCAACGCCATCGGCGAGTCGAACAGGCCGTACTGGAACACGACGGTCGCCAGCGGAATGAACAGGATCGACGGCGGCACCAGGTAGGCCAGGAAGATCAGGCCGCCGACCATATTGGCGCCTTTGTAGCGTAACCGGACGATCGCATAGGCCGCGAGCACGCTGGCTATGATCGACAGGATGGTGGCGCAGACCGCGACATACATCGTGTTCCAGAGCCACATCGGATAGTGGCTTTCGAACAGGAGCTTGTAGAAGTGCTTGAAGGTCGGATTCCAGGTCCAGAACGGGTTGTACTTGTCGAGATCGAGCAACTGCTCGTCCGGTTTGATCGCCGTCAGCCCCATCCAGTAGAACGGGAACAGCAGCACGATGACGATGATCGACAACGGCAGATAGAGCGTCACCAGCCGGCGCGGCACCGACTGCAGATAGCTCATGCCTTCGCTGTGATCGTCCTTCGCGATCGTTGGCGCCGAGCCATGCAGTACGGCCTTGAGATCGATCCGTGAGGTGGGGAGATCAGTCATTGTTTTCCCCTTGCTGCCACTTGCGGCGCTGCAGGCCGAACCAGGACACCATGATGGCGGCGAGCAGGAACGGGATCATCGCGCTCGAGATCGCCGCTCCCTCGCCCAACTGACCCGCAATGATCGCGCGCTGGTACGACAGGGTCGCCATCAAATGCGTGGCGTTGACCGGCCCGCCCCGCGTCATTGCCCAGATCAACTGGAAGTCTGTGAAGGTGAACAGCACCGAGAACGTCATCACGACGGCGATGATCGGCGTCAACAGCGGATAGGTGATGAATCGGAACATCTGCCAGCGCGACGCGCCATCGAGCGTCGCGGCCTCATAGAGCGACGGCTGCACGGTCTGCAGGCCGGCGAGCAGCGTGATCGCGACGAACGGCACGCCGCGCCAGATATTGGCGAAGATTACGCAAATGCGGGCCCAGGTCGTGTCGCCGAGGAAATTGATGTTCTGGGTGATCAGGCCCATCTGCTTCAACGACCACGAGATGATCGAGAATTGAGAATCGAAGATCCACCAGAATGCCAGCGCCGATAGTACCGTCGGCACGATGAAGGGGATCAGCACCAACGCGCGCAGCATCGCCTTGAACGGCATGTTCTCGTTCAACAGCAGGGCCAGATAGAGCCCTATTCCGAATTTGATGGCGCTCGCGATAAACGTGTAGAGAAGCGTGTTGAATACCGAAAGCCAGAAGATCGCGTCATCCCACAGCCATTCGTAGTTCTCGGTCCCGACATACTGCCCTACCCGGCCGATACGTGTATCCGTGAATGAGAGCCAGATACCAAGGCCGAGCGGATAGGCCAGAAAGAAGATCAGGAAGGCCAGCGCGGGCACCATGAACCAGAAGCCCAGCCAGTTACGGTTGTGCTTGAGCTGGTCCCACGCACTGGCCTCGCGGATCTCCGTCTTGGCGCGTCTTGGCGCGATTGCGATGTCAGCCATGCCTGATGTCCCGATTACTGCTTCTTGCTGCGCGTGACTTGCCGGAAAGCCGTCCCCCGCGTTTCCGAGTCACGCCTGTATTGACGGAGCGGACGGCGGCATCCGCCGCCCGCTCCGGTTTCGTCAGCGATAGATGCGCTTCAATTGCCGCTCGGCTTCCGCAATCGCGGTCTTGGCATCCTTGGCGCCGGTCGCGTAATTGGCGAACATGTCGACCACCAGGAAGTCGGCGATCGCAGTCGCCGCCTTCTCGCCGGGCGTGCCAATACCGGACGCAGGCAATGCGCGCTTGCTGGCCTGGCTGAACACCTGGTTCTTCGGGTCGGCCGTCCAGACCGGCGAGTTATCATAGGCATTGAGCGTGTGGGTGAGATAGCCCCGCGCACCCGACAGCCACTTGTCGTAGTTTTCCTTCTCCAGCATGAAGGCGATGAAAGCCTTCGCAGCGTTCGGGTATTTGGTGAACTTGAACGCCAGGATCGGAACGCAGAGCTGCAGTTCGGTCGGCTTGCCGACCGGCCCGACCGGCCAGAGCGCGTGATAGGTATCTTCCGCGAGCTCTTTCTTGGTCGGGTCGTCCTTTGCCGCGACATAGATCGAGATGCCGTTGGCGGTGCAATGCAGTTCGCCGGCGAGGAACGCCTTGTTGTTCGAGGAGTCGTTCCAGGATGCCACGCCGGGAATGAAGGTCTCCGACAGCGCCTTGCAGTATTCGAGCGCCTTCACCGTCTCTGGCGAATTGATGATGACCTTGTTGTCCTTGTCCACGGTGTAGGCGCCGTGACCCCAGAGAATCCAGTGCAGCCAGGCGTTGGCGTCGCCCGAGGCGTGGCCGAGCGGGAAGCCGGCCGGGGTGTTGTTGGCCTTGAGCTTCTTGCACATCTCGAGGAAGCCCGGAAAATCCTTCGGGAATTCCTTGTAGCCGGCCTTGTCCAGCGACGACTTGCGGTACGTCATGTAGCCGCCGACGGTCGCAACCGGGATGCCGAGCCAGTTGTTGCCCTGCTTGCAGGTCACCGCCGCGGCCTCGGTCCAGCCGCCATATTTCTTGCCGAGATAGTCGGCGACGTCGTTCATCTGCAACACCTGCGCCGGGAACAGTTGCGGCAGCGTATGTAGGCCCCAGGCGAGGTCGAGACCCGAGCCGGTGTTGGCGGCAACGGACGCCTTCGGCTGCACGTCCTCGAACGACTCCGAGAACACGTTCATTTCGGTGCCGGTCGCGGCCTTGAACGCGGCGACCATCGCGTTGAACGCATCGTCTTCCGCGGGCACGAAGCGCTTCCAGCGCATCACGGTGAGCTTGGCGCCCTGCTCCGCCTTCCACGGCGCAGCTTGCGCCCAAGCCTTGGCGAAATCGAGCAGTGCGGGTCCGGTCAGCGCGCCGGCTGCCGCCAGCGCGGTGCCACCCTGAAGCAGAGAGCGCCGGGTAAAGTCATGCATAGTCCATCCTCCCTTTAAATATTTTTGGTTATTGCTCAGCCCATTTAGTTATCGCTCAGCCATTCAGTCGCTTGCCCGTCGTCTCGTCGAACAGATGCACGAGCGACGGATCCGGCTTGAGCCGGACCTTGTCGCCCGGACTGAATTGATGCCGCTCGCGGAACACGGCAACCACCTGCTCTCCGCCGAGCTTGGCGAAGACCTGGGTTTCCGAACCGGTCGGCTCGACCACGACGATCTCGGCTTCGGCGCCGTCATCGGCAATGGTGAAATGCTCGGGGCGCACGCCGTAAACCGCCGGCTGGCCTTCCGAATTGGCGGGCGCCGTCTTCAGCGGCAGCTTGACGCCGTTCGGGCCTTCGAAACCGGCGCTGCCGTTCGATTTAACCTTGCCTTTAAGGAAATTCATCGCCGGCGAACCGATGAAGCCTGCGACGAACTGGTTGGCCGGGGTATCGTAGAGCTCGAGCGGCGTGCCCATCTGCTCGACGATGCCGTCATGCATGACGACAATTTTGTCGGCCATGGTCATGGCCTCGATCTGGTCGTGGGTAACGTAGACCGTCGTGGTCTTGAGCCGCTGGTGCAGTTCCTTGATCTCGGTGCGCATCGCAACGCGCAGCTTGGCGTCGAGGTTGGACAAGGGCTCGTCGAACAGGAACACTTGCGGGTCGCGCACGATGGCGCGGCCCATGGCGACGCGCTGGCGCTGGCCGCCCGACAGTTGCCGGGGATAGCGATCGAGCAGCGGGGTCAGCGCCAGGATTTCCGCGGCGCGCTTCACCCCGCTCGAAATTTCCTCGGGCTTGGCGCCGCGCAGCTTGAGCGAAAAGCCCATATTGTCGGCGACCGTCATATGCGGATAGAGCGCATAGTTCTGGAACACCATGGCAATGTCGCGCTCTTTGGGCTGGACATTGTTGACCACGCGATCGCCGATCGAAATCGTACCGGAGGTGATGTTTTCGAGGCCTGCGAGCATCCGCAGCAACGTCGACTTGCCGCAGCCGGAGGGGCCGACGAGCACGACGAACTCACCATCCTCGATCGGAATCGACACGCCGTGCAAAACTTCAAAGTTTCCGAACGACTTGCGCACGTCGCGAATCTGTACCGACGACATCGAACTCTCTCCCCTCAATTTCTGCTTTGTGGCGCCACAGACGGGCAACGACGCCATGCTGTCTTTTCGACTCTAATGCCGGAAGTCGAATTCAACGGTCATTATCATCCGCAGTTTGGCGGCTTTTAGCAATCCGATGGTAGCGCTGTCAATAATTGTTCAAACGTCTAATTTGTTGTGATATGAGCGCAAGATGGGACGAAAACAGACAAAGTCTGGCAAAATCCGCCTCACCGAGGTCGCCAAGCTCGCTGGCGTCAGTCCAATTACGGCATCACGTTTTTTCAGGAACCCCGAAGCGCTGTCGCTTAGCAAGCGGGAACGCGTCGATAGCGCTGTCAAGGAACTGGGTTATGTACCCAATCTCGCCGCGCGCGCCCTCGCCTCGCACCGCACCGAAGTCATCGGCGTCGTCATTCCTTCTCTCACCAACAACGTGTTCGCCGACGTGTTGCGCGGCATCTACGATTCTTCCGAAGGTAGCCGCTACACCATTCAACTTGCCAATACGCGCTACAGCATCCTGCAGGAGGAAAAGCTTCTGCGCCTGTTTCGAGCGCAGAAGCCTGCGGGATTGATCGTCACCGGCATCAACCAGACCGCGGAATCCCGCGCCATCCTGGAATCCATGAATTGCCCGGTCACACAGATCATGGAGATCGGCGACAGTCCTGTCGACATGATGGTCGGCTTTTCGCACTATGATGCAGCTTCTGCGGCGATTTCGCACATCCTCGATCAGGGACGCCGCCGCATCGGATTTCTCGGTGCGCGAATGGACCCCCGCGTGCAACGGCGGTTCGAAGGATATCGTGATGCCATGAAAGCGGCCTCGCTGTTTGACCCGAACCTCATCGTCACCACTTCCGTACCCACGACCGTCACGCTTGGCGGAACGCTTTTCGCCGACCTCCTTGCCCAGACACCCGATATCGACGCGGTCTTCTGCGTCAATGACGACCTCGCGCTCGGCGTCCTCTTCGAATGCCAGCGCCGGCAGATATCGATTCCCCGTGACTTGGCCATTGTCGGCTTCAACGACCTGGAATTCACCGCCGCCGCAGTTCCCTCGCTCAGCAGCGTGCGGACCAATCGCTATGAAATGGGCCGGCACGCCGTCACGATGGTGATCGACGCGATCGAGGGGCGTCGCCCGCAGAAGCCGGTTCTCGACCTCGGTTTTCAGTTGATGGTCCGTGAGAGCTCCACGCCGCAAAGCGTTTGATCTCGACGCAGCATCGATGTGCGCCTGAGAAAATGGTAGCGCTATCTTTTCGGCCGAACTAAGATCGTTATGCTCAAATGGAGACGGGCAAGCGCGTTGCACCGGATGAAATTTTCGGCATCGTGCATCTTTGCCTTGATTAGGCCGGTCACGAGTTTGCAGTGCGGGAGGAACCAATGAAAAAGAACGACAGCAAGACTGTGACCAATGGCAAGGGCCGAAGGCTACGTTCCCTCGAGTGGTTCGATAATCCGCATAATCCGGGAATGACGGCGCTCTATCTCGAGCGGTACCTCAACTACGGCTTGACCCGGGAGGAATTGCAGTCCGGCAAGCCGATCATCGGCATCGCCCAGACCGGCAATGACCTCTCCCCATGCAATCGCCACCACCTCGAACTGGCGCATCGCGTACGCGAGGGCATTCGGGCCGCCGGCGGCATCGCTATGGAATTCCCGACGCATCCGATCCAGGAAACCGGCAAGCGGCCAACGGCTGCGCTCGACCGCAACCTCGCCTATCTCGGCCTCGTCGAAATCCTGTTCGGCTATCCGCTCGACGGCGTGGTGTTGACCACCGGCTGCGACAAGACCACGCCAGCCTGCCTGATGGCGGCGGCGACCGTCAATCTGCCCGCGATCGTGCTCTCGGGCGGCCCGATGCTGAACGGCTGGCACAACGGCGAGCGCACCGGTTCGGGCACCATCGTCTGGAAAGCTCGCGAGATGCTTGCCGCCGGCGAGATCGACTACAACGGGTTCATCGAGCTCGTGGCTTCCTCAACCGCCTCGGTCGGCCATTGCAACACCATGGGTACCGCCTCGACCATGAACTCGCTCGCGGAAGCGCTTGGCATGTCGCTGCCGGGCTGCGCGGCGATCCCGGCGCCCCATCGCGAACGCGGCCAGATCGCCTATGAGACGGGAAAGCGGATCGTCGAGATGGTCTGGGAGGATCTCAAACCCTCCGACATCCTGACCCGCAAGGCGTTCGAGAACTGCATCGTCGTGAATTCGGCGATCGGCGGCTCGACCAACGCGCCGATCCATATCAACGCGCTGGCGCGGCATATCGGCGTCGAGCTCTCGATCGACGACTGGCAGAAACACGGCCACGATATCCCGCTCTTGGTGAACATGCAGCCGGCCGGCTTCTATCTCGGCGAGGAATACCATCGCGCCGGCGGCGTGCCGGCGGTGGTGCGCGAATTGATGGCGCACAAGCGCATCTATGAAGACGCCGTCACCGTCAACGGCCGCACCATCGGCGAGAACTGCCGCGAGGCGCCAAAGCCCGATGGCGACGTGATCTGGAGCTACGACAAGCCGCTGGTAAAGGACGCCGGCTTCCTGGTGCTGCGCGGCAACCTGTTCGATTCCGCGATCATGAAGACCAGCGTGATCTCGAAGGAGTTCCGCGAGCGCTATCTCAACAACCCCAAGGACCCGAACGCATTCGAGGGCCGGGCCATCGTGTTCGAGGGGCCTGAGGATTATCACGACCGGATCGATGACCCCTCGCTCAATATCGACGAGCACTGCGTCCTGTTCATTCGCGGCGCCGGGCCGATCGGCTATCCCGGCGGCGCCGAGGTCGTCAACATGCAGCCGCCGGCGGCGCTGATCAAACGCGGCATTCTTTCCCTGCCCTGCATAGGCGACGGCAGGCAGTCCGGCACCTCGGGTTCGCCCTCGATCCTCAACGCCTCGCCCGAGGCCGCCGCCGACGGCGGGCTGGCGATCTTGCGGACCGGCGACAAGGTTCGCATCGACCTCAACACCGGCGACGCCAATATCCTGATCTCGAGCGATGAATTGAAGAAGCGCCGCGCCGAGTTGAAGGACAAGGGCGGCTTCCCCTATCCGGCCCACCAGACGCCGTGGCAGGAGCTCTACCGCTCGACCGTCGGACAGCAGGCCACCGGCGCCTGCATGGAGCTCGCCACGCGTTATCAGAATATCGCCGGCACGGTTGGCGTGGCGCGGGATAATCATTAGCTGATCGCCGTCATTGCGAGGAGCGAAGCGGCGAAGCAATCCATCCTTCCCCTTTTCGCGGTGAAATGGATTGCTTCGCTTTGCTCGCAATGACGGCCAATAGACATCAAGCCAATCCCCGGAGAAGAAAACATGTCAGACCGCCTGAAGGGCAAGCGCGCATTCGTTACCGCCGCCGCCGTCGGAATCGGCCGCGCCTGCGCCGTGGCCTTTGCGCGTGAAGGGGCAACGGTGTTCGCCACCGACATCGACGAGGACAAACTCGCCGCGCTCAAGAGCGAAGGCATCGCCGAAGTGGCGAAACTCGATGTGCGAGACAGCGCGGCGGTCGCCGCCATGGCCAAGCGCGCCGGCAAGACCGACATCCTGCTCAACGCCGCTGGCTTCGTGCATCACGGCACTGTGTTGGATTGTTCCGACGAAGACTTCGATTTTTCGTTCGACCTCAACGTCAAGTCGATGCACCGCACGATCAGCGCCTTCCTGCCGGGCATGCTGGACAACGGCCGCGGCGCGATCGTCAACATCTCTTCCGCCGCCGGCGTGTTCAAGGCGGCACCGAACCGCTACGTCTATGGTGCGACCAAGGCTGCCGTTGCGGCGCTGACGCGCTCGGTCGCCACTGACTTCATCGCCAAAGGTATCCGGTGCAATTGCATCTGCCCTGGCACGATCGAGACGCCTTCGATGCTGGAGCGCGCGGCGGCGGCAGGCCCCAACGGGCGCGAGATGTTCATCGCCCGGCAGCCGATGGGGCGGCTCGGCACCGCCGAGGAGATCGCGTCCCTCGCCGTCTATCTCGCCAGCGACGAAAGCGCGTTCACCACCGGCGTCGCCCACGTCATCGACGGCGGCTGGACGCTGTAGTTCTAACCTCTCCCCGCGCTTGGCGGGGAGAGGTCGGAAGCGAAGCTTCCGGGTGAGGGGCAAGGCACGATATCTTCGCGCGAACATTGTGTACCGAATTTGCGGAAGCAGCCCCTCACCCCAACCCTCTCCCCGCGAAGGGCGGGGCGAGGGAGTGAACCGCCGATGCGGCGCCGAAGACCGAATTGAAAGGATGTGCTCATGAACAAGATCGATCTGGACGGCCGTTGTGCCGTTGTCACCGGCGGGGCGCAGGGTTTTGGGCGCGCGATCACCGAACGTTTCGTCGCATCGGGTGCGAAGGTCGCGATTTGGGATTTTGACCTGCCGCTCGCGGAAAGAACCGCGAAGGAAATCGGCCCGGCGGTGTCCGCCTTCAAGGTCGATGTCTCCGACCTCGCCGCTGTCGAAAAGACCCGCGACGAAACGCTGAAGGCGCTCGGCAGGATGGACATCCTCGTCAACAATGCCGGCATCGCCGGCGTCAACAAGACAGTCTGGGAGACCGACCTCGAGGAATGGCGCAAGGTGCTGCGCATCAATCTCGACGGCCCCTTCATCTGCTGCAAGGCGGTGGTGCCTGCGATGCTGCAGCAAAAATACGGCCGCATCGTCAACATCGCTTCGATCGCCGGCAAGGAAGGCAATCCCAACGCTGCGCATTATTCGGCCTCGAAGGCCGGCCTGATCGCGCTGACCAAGTCGCTCGGCAAGGAACTCGCGCAGCACGACATCCTCGTCAACGCAGTGACGCCGGCGGCGGCGAAAACCGCGATTTTTGACCAACTGACGCAGCAGCACATCGATTTCATGCTGTCGAAGATTCCGAAGGGGCGCTTTGTGCTTGTGGAAGAACTCGCGGCGATGGTGGCGTGGCTGGCGTCGGAAGATTGCGCGTTCTCGACCGGCGCAGTGTTCGATATCTCCGGCGGCCGCGCTACTTATTGAGATGGGCATGATCCGGGAAGGCGGATGTTTCTGCGGCGTGGTCCGGTTCAAGACCGAGGGCGAGCCGCTGAATGTCCGCATCTGCCATTGCCGCAACTGCCAGAAGGCGATGGGCTCGCCGTTCTTTGCTCGCGCGCTGTTCGACCAGCGGGCGCTGACGGTCGAGGGCGACACCGCGCGCTATCCCTCATCGGAGGCGCTCGACCGGGAGTTCTGCAAGATCTGCGGTACCAGGCTGTTTTCCCGCCGCACCAACGGCACCGCAGTTGGCGTCGCACTCGCCGCCTTCGACGACCGTAACGCCTTTGCACCGACCGAGCACATCTGGGTCTCGGAGAAGATCGCCTGGGTGTGCCTGGATGACGGCCTGCCGCAATATCAGGAATCGGTTCCGTAGCCCGGAATGCAGCGCCAGCGTAATCCGGGGCCGTCTCATAGGGGATCTCACTTATCCCGGATTGCGCTTCGCTCCATCCGGGCTACGATGCCCGGCAACCGGGGCAGACCGCTTGAACATCTCACTGTACGGCATTTCGGTCTGGATTCTCCCGATCCTGATCGCCATCACCTTCCATGAGGCCGCCCACGCCTTCGTGGCCTACCGGCTCGGGGACAATACCGCTTGGCAGCTCGGCCGGGTCAGCTTCAATCCCTTCAAGCATATCGATCCGTTTGGGACAGTGATTCTTCCGGGGCTGCTGCTGCTGTCGCATTCACCGTTCCTGTTCGGCTACGCCAAGCCGGTTCCAGTGAACTTCCAGAACCTGAAGCACCCCCGGCTCGACATGGTCTGGGTGGCGCTGGCCGGCCCCGCCACGAACATCGCGTTGGCGCTTGTCACGGCTTTGGCCTTCCACGCCTTGCCATTGGTGCCGGCGGAAGCTACCAAATGGACGGCGGACAACCTCAAAAACGCCTTTCTGATCAATATCGTGCTGGCGATTTTCAACATGATGCCGATCCCGCCGCTGGACGGTGGCCGGGTCGCCGTCGGACTTCTGCCCCGGGTGCTAGCTTACCCGCTATCGCGGCTGGAACCGTATGGGTTGCTGATTTTGATCGGCCTTCTGATCCTGCTTCCCATCATCGGCGCGCAGCTTGGCCTAAATCTTGATGTTATTTCGGCGATACTGCGGACACTGACCGGTTATGTCATCAGCGCGCTTCTCTTCGTCACCGGCAACGCCTAAGTTTAGAAACAACACATAGGGAAGAACCGACCCGGGCCATGGCGACAAAAGCTGCCGATATGTTGATCGCACGACGCGCCGACACTCGCGCGAGGGCAGATTTCGCAACCTGGAAAATGATCGCCAAGCTCAACGGCTTTTCCGCCCTGCCGCCCGAGGCGCAGAGCTTCCTTGAAGGCTACCGGCAGTTGCTTGCCAGAATGACGGAAGACGATGCTTCCGAAGCAACCATCCAGCTCATGTACAAGAAATACTATGTGGAGATGGGCGGCTCAGGTACGCCGCCGCAGCTCCCGTCCCGCACGAGTGATCCGACCACCGACAGCGGCAACGTCACTGCGTTCCGCCGTCCGCCCGCCCGGCCGAAACAACAGGCTGTCTCGGGACCGGCGACAAAACCGCGGCTGCCGGTAGCGCTGATTTTTATCTGTCTTGCGATCGTCTACGTCAGCATTCGCTTGTTCTGGCGCTGAGGCGGGTACATTACTGCCCGGAAGGTCTGCAATACAACCGCATCACGGCCATGCCGCGTAGGACGGACCGCTGCGTGCGTGCTCCAATCGTATCTGCCGGCGATAGTTGCCCGGTGACGCGCTGCGATACTTGCGGAAGAAGCGATTGAAATAGGCCGGATCGCGAAAACCCAGGCCGTATCCGATCTGCTCGACGGGAAGATCGAGCTGCTGCAGACGCGTACAGGCTTCGCGCACCAGGCGCTCGTGGATGATCGCGCGCGGGCCGCAGTTTTTCTCCCGTTGGCAATGGGCGTGCAGCTTGTCGGACGTGACGCCGAGCGCGTCCGCATAGCGCGCTACCGGCCAGCCGTCACGGTAATGCAGTTCGACCATTTGCAGGAAATTGCCGACCAGCGCCGGACCACCGCCACGCGCTGCAACCTCGTGACGCTCATCATGCGAGGAGCTGAGCCGGCAGAGTTGCAGACACAGCAACAGCAGATGTGAGGCGATCAGAGTCGCGCCGCCAAAGCCGGGCGCGCGCAACTCCGCCACGATCGCGCAGCAGGATTCGGCGATCGTGTCGAGATGTGGAGAAAGCGTCTCGCCGGCAACCAGCGCAGCGCGCTCCGTGGTTCTGCGCAGATGCAGCGCCTCGGCACTGCCCGCGATGATCTTGATCAGGAAGGCATCGTCCACCGACAATAGGAATCCATGCGCGCCGGGACCAACGTGCAGCGCTGCATCGGTGCTGCCCGGCAACCAGAGCAGCGCCGGCGCTTCGAGCGCGACACCGGTTCCGTGCCATGAAGCCCGGCCGCGATCCGATTGCAGCAACAATAGATGCGCCCGGCGCTCCGC
This genomic window contains:
- a CDS encoding sugar kinase; translated protein: MSKVACIGECMIELKQAQGTQQGTEAGLYSRGYGGDTLNTAVYLARLGVDADYITALGDDTLSDEMIAGWAAEGVGTARVARLPGKLPGLYMIETDDKGERRFFHWRDSAAARSLMDLPQTPEILDALAGYDVIYLSAITLSLYGAEGRTRLFAALNRARDNGARFAFDTNFRARGWPDLDVARAVFQEAFTAADIVLASTEDLLPLYPGVTNEALLARIPGAEVVLKLSEPASIVRLEGVPYPIKAKPVEAPVVDTTAAGDSFAAAYVAARLVGADPLEAARAGHRLAGVVVCHPGAIIPRAEMPSGLIPNHVHSRKASP
- the denD gene encoding D-erythronate dehydrogenase, whose product is MHILILGAAGMVGRKLTERLLRDGRLGKHDITRMTLQDVVAPTKPNASIPISVVASDFADPGAAEPLIAHRPDVIFHLAAIVSGEAEAEFDKGYRINLDGTRYLIDAIRHAGGGYKPRLVFTSSIAVFGAPFPEKIGDEFFHTPLTSYGTQKSICELLINDYTRKGLLDGISIRLPTICVRPGKPNKAASGFFSNIIREPLAGEEAVLPVSEDVRHWHASPRSAVGFLVHAGTMDLDAMGPRRNLSMPGMSVTVGEQIAALDRVAGKNVTARIKRVPDPTIISIVSGWPRDFSTDRALKLGFTTAEKTFDDIIQIHIEDELGGKFAA
- a CDS encoding carbohydrate ABC transporter permease codes for the protein MTDLPTSRIDLKAVLHGSAPTIAKDDHSEGMSYLQSVPRRLVTLYLPLSIIVIVLLFPFYWMGLTAIKPDEQLLDLDKYNPFWTWNPTFKHFYKLLFESHYPMWLWNTMYVAVCATILSIIASVLAAYAIVRLRYKGANMVGGLIFLAYLVPPSILFIPLATVVFQYGLFDSPMALILTYPTILIPFSTWLLMGYFKTIPFELEECALIDGASRWQILIKIVLPLAIPGLISAFIFCFTLCWNEFIYALTFLQSTSNKTVPVAIVNEFVDGDIYRWGSLMAGALAGSLPLVILYAFFVEHYVSAMTGAVKE
- a CDS encoding carbohydrate ABC transporter permease, coding for MADIAIAPRRAKTEIREASAWDQLKHNRNWLGFWFMVPALAFLIFFLAYPLGLGIWLSFTDTRIGRVGQYVGTENYEWLWDDAIFWLSVFNTLLYTFIASAIKFGIGLYLALLLNENMPFKAMLRALVLIPFIVPTVLSALAFWWIFDSQFSIISWSLKQMGLITQNINFLGDTTWARICVIFANIWRGVPFVAITLLAGLQTVQPSLYEAATLDGASRWQMFRFITYPLLTPIIAVVMTFSVLFTFTDFQLIWAMTRGGPVNATHLMATLSYQRAIIAGQLGEGAAISSAMIPFLLAAIMVSWFGLQRRKWQQGENND
- a CDS encoding ABC transporter substrate-binding protein — encoded protein: MHDFTRRSLLQGGTALAAAGALTGPALLDFAKAWAQAAPWKAEQGAKLTVMRWKRFVPAEDDAFNAMVAAFKAATGTEMNVFSESFEDVQPKASVAANTGSGLDLAWGLHTLPQLFPAQVLQMNDVADYLGKKYGGWTEAAAVTCKQGNNWLGIPVATVGGYMTYRKSSLDKAGYKEFPKDFPGFLEMCKKLKANNTPAGFPLGHASGDANAWLHWILWGHGAYTVDKDNKVIINSPETVKALEYCKALSETFIPGVASWNDSSNNKAFLAGELHCTANGISIYVAAKDDPTKKELAEDTYHALWPVGPVGKPTELQLCVPILAFKFTKYPNAAKAFIAFMLEKENYDKWLSGARGYLTHTLNAYDNSPVWTADPKNQVFSQASKRALPASGIGTPGEKAATAIADFLVVDMFANYATGAKDAKTAIAEAERQLKRIYR
- a CDS encoding ABC transporter ATP-binding protein produces the protein MSSVQIRDVRKSFGNFEVLHGVSIPIEDGEFVVLVGPSGCGKSTLLRMLAGLENITSGTISIGDRVVNNVQPKERDIAMVFQNYALYPHMTVADNMGFSLKLRGAKPEEISSGVKRAAEILALTPLLDRYPRQLSGGQRQRVAMGRAIVRDPQVFLFDEPLSNLDAKLRVAMRTEIKELHQRLKTTTVYVTHDQIEAMTMADKIVVMHDGIVEQMGTPLELYDTPANQFVAGFIGSPAMNFLKGKVKSNGSAGFEGPNGVKLPLKTAPANSEGQPAVYGVRPEHFTIADDGAEAEIVVVEPTGSETQVFAKLGGEQVVAVFRERHQFSPGDKVRLKPDPSLVHLFDETTGKRLNG